From the genome of Phytohabitans rumicis, one region includes:
- a CDS encoding penicillin acylase family protein, with the protein MKRLAPSAAVLLTAATCLVVLPAAPAAAAVLAPNDYCLEQCSDILPPGQNGNATLVEILGHQAFGTRPAHSADQLDKYANLVYNYAGLTDEQIGTYFNNASFGVPAGQAERTYQPRSDVTIVRDSATGTPHVTGTTRSGTMFGAGYAGAEDRLFTMDLLRHVGRGTLTPFAGGAPGNRALEQSVWRNSPYNEADLQAQITSLRQQGGRAEQLYTDVESYIAGVNAYITACMAGRYCPGEYVLTGHLDSVTNAGGPVPFTLTDLVAIAGVVGGLFGGGGGTEMQSALVRIAARAKYGATEGDAVWQAFRAENDPETVLTLHDGQSFPYGAAANDAPSVVMPDAGSATVEPVVTNQTGSAATTTAATSTEGAIALAGLTISSAQRGMSNAVVISGQHTTSGHPVAVFGPQTGYFSPQLLMMQELQGPGISARGVAFAGINLYVLLGRGQDYAWSATSSIHDITDTFALPLCTVDGTTPTLASNRYLYQGQCRAMEELSHVNSWAPTTADSTPAGSYKIVAYRTALGLVGWRGAVGGQPYAFAQRRSTYGREAQSAIGFQMFNDPSVMGTASAFLTSASNVEYAFNWFYVNSTQSAYFNSGRNPIRATGSNPSLPMSTAYDWTGFAAAAAHPQSVNQDYYVSWNNKQAKDFGSADGNFSFGSVHRGELLDTPVKAALAAGQKFDRAGLVRVVENAATVDLRGKEVLDDLIRVLESQTITDSSLATTVSQLKAWQQAGATRKETTAGSKTYQHAAAIRTFDAWWPLLVSGEFKSGLGTDLYQALVNALQINESPSGHQAGDVSNLPSSANEAQTHKGSSFQYGWWGYVDKDIRAVLGDSVSGGLGRTYCGGGSLSACRTMLLDTLRTAAAQSASTVYPADDYCSAGDQWCADAIVQSPLGGITSPIIAWQNRPTYQQVVSFPAGRGQDITNLAAGRTVTASGTQSPHVAARAVDGDTSTRWASEWVDSQTLTVDLGSSKTVGRTILRWEPAYASAYRIETSTNGTTWTTAWSTTAGNGGTDNDAFTPRTARYVRFVGVTRATSYGYSLWEFEVYTA; encoded by the coding sequence ATGAAGCGACTCGCCCCCTCCGCCGCGGTCCTCCTCACCGCGGCGACCTGCCTCGTCGTGCTGCCCGCGGCGCCCGCCGCCGCGGCGGTGCTCGCCCCCAACGACTACTGCCTGGAGCAGTGTTCGGACATCCTGCCGCCGGGCCAGAACGGCAACGCCACGCTGGTCGAGATCCTCGGCCACCAGGCGTTCGGCACCCGTCCGGCGCACTCCGCCGACCAGCTCGACAAGTACGCCAACCTGGTCTACAACTACGCCGGGCTCACCGACGAGCAGATCGGGACGTACTTCAACAACGCGTCCTTCGGCGTCCCGGCCGGCCAGGCCGAGCGCACCTACCAGCCGCGGTCGGACGTCACGATCGTCCGGGACAGCGCGACCGGCACGCCGCACGTCACCGGCACGACCCGGTCCGGCACCATGTTCGGCGCCGGCTACGCGGGCGCCGAGGACCGCCTCTTCACCATGGACCTCCTCCGGCACGTCGGCCGCGGCACGCTGACCCCCTTCGCCGGCGGCGCACCGGGCAACCGGGCGCTGGAGCAGAGCGTCTGGCGCAACTCGCCGTACAACGAGGCCGACCTGCAGGCCCAGATCACCTCGCTGCGCCAGCAAGGCGGGCGCGCCGAGCAGCTCTACACCGACGTGGAGAGCTACATCGCCGGCGTCAACGCGTACATCACGGCGTGCATGGCGGGCCGCTACTGCCCCGGCGAGTACGTCCTCACCGGACACCTCGACTCCGTCACCAACGCCGGCGGGCCGGTGCCCTTCACGTTGACCGACCTCGTGGCGATCGCCGGCGTCGTGGGCGGGCTTTTCGGCGGAGGCGGCGGCACCGAGATGCAGTCCGCACTGGTACGCATCGCGGCGCGCGCCAAGTACGGCGCCACCGAGGGCGACGCGGTGTGGCAGGCGTTCCGCGCGGAGAACGACCCCGAGACCGTGCTCACCCTCCACGACGGACAGAGCTTCCCGTACGGGGCCGCCGCCAACGACGCGCCCAGCGTGGTCATGCCCGACGCCGGCTCGGCGACGGTGGAGCCGGTCGTGACGAACCAGACGGGCTCGGCGGCCACCACGACGGCCGCCACATCCACCGAGGGTGCCATCGCCCTCGCCGGGCTGACCATCAGCAGCGCGCAGCGCGGGATGTCCAACGCCGTCGTCATCTCCGGCCAGCACACCACCTCCGGGCACCCGGTCGCCGTGTTCGGCCCGCAGACCGGCTACTTCTCGCCGCAGCTGCTGATGATGCAGGAGCTTCAGGGGCCGGGCATCAGCGCCCGCGGCGTCGCGTTCGCCGGCATCAACCTGTACGTCCTGCTCGGTCGCGGGCAGGACTACGCCTGGAGCGCCACGTCGTCCATCCACGACATCACCGACACGTTCGCGCTGCCGCTGTGCACAGTGGACGGTACGACGCCGACGCTGGCCAGCAACCGCTACCTCTACCAGGGGCAGTGCCGGGCGATGGAGGAGCTGTCGCACGTCAACTCCTGGGCACCGACCACCGCCGACTCGACACCCGCCGGGTCGTACAAGATCGTCGCGTACCGGACCGCACTCGGGCTGGTGGGCTGGCGCGGCGCCGTCGGCGGCCAACCGTACGCGTTCGCCCAGCGCCGGTCGACGTACGGCCGGGAGGCCCAGTCGGCGATCGGGTTCCAGATGTTCAACGACCCGAGCGTGATGGGCACCGCGAGCGCGTTCCTCACCTCGGCGTCCAACGTGGAGTACGCGTTCAACTGGTTCTACGTCAACTCCACCCAGTCGGCGTACTTCAACTCGGGGCGCAATCCGATCCGGGCCACCGGGTCCAACCCCAGCCTGCCGATGAGCACGGCGTACGACTGGACCGGATTCGCCGCGGCGGCCGCCCACCCACAGTCGGTCAACCAGGACTACTACGTCTCGTGGAACAACAAGCAGGCCAAGGACTTCGGGTCCGCCGACGGCAACTTCAGCTTCGGCTCGGTGCACCGCGGCGAACTGCTGGACACCCCGGTCAAGGCGGCCCTCGCGGCCGGACAGAAGTTCGACCGGGCCGGGCTCGTACGCGTGGTCGAGAACGCGGCCACTGTGGACCTGCGGGGCAAGGAGGTCCTCGACGACCTGATCCGGGTGCTGGAGAGCCAGACGATCACCGACAGCAGCCTCGCCACGACGGTGAGCCAGCTCAAGGCGTGGCAGCAGGCCGGGGCGACCCGCAAGGAGACCACGGCCGGCTCGAAGACGTACCAGCACGCGGCCGCGATCCGCACCTTCGACGCGTGGTGGCCGCTGCTGGTCAGCGGCGAGTTCAAGTCCGGGCTCGGCACCGATCTGTACCAGGCGCTCGTCAACGCCCTGCAGATCAACGAGTCGCCCTCCGGCCACCAGGCCGGCGACGTCTCCAACCTGCCCTCGTCGGCCAACGAGGCCCAGACCCACAAGGGCTCCTCCTTCCAGTACGGCTGGTGGGGCTACGTGGACAAGGACATCCGCGCGGTGCTGGGCGACTCGGTGTCCGGCGGGCTCGGCCGCACGTACTGCGGCGGCGGCAGCCTGTCCGCGTGCCGGACGATGCTGCTGGACACGCTGCGGACCGCGGCGGCCCAGTCGGCGTCCACTGTGTACCCGGCTGACGACTACTGCTCCGCCGGCGACCAGTGGTGCGCCGACGCGATCGTGCAGTCCCCGCTGGGCGGCATCACCTCGCCGATCATCGCCTGGCAGAACCGGCCGACGTACCAGCAGGTGGTGTCCTTCCCGGCCGGACGCGGGCAGGACATCACCAACCTCGCGGCCGGGCGTACGGTGACCGCGTCGGGGACGCAGTCACCGCACGTGGCCGCGCGGGCGGTGGACGGCGACACGTCGACCCGCTGGGCCAGCGAGTGGGTCGACAGCCAGACGCTCACCGTCGACCTGGGGTCGAGCAAGACCGTGGGCCGCACGATCCTGCGCTGGGAGCCGGCGTACGCGTCGGCGTACCGGATAGAGACCTCGACGAACGGCACCACCTGGACCACCGCGTGGTCGACCACGGCGGGCAACGGCGGCACCGACAACGACGCCTTCACCCCGCGAACGGCGCGCTACGTCCGCTTCGTCGGCGTGACCCGCGCGACCTCCTACGGCTACTCGCTGTGGGAGTTCGAGGTCTATACCGCCTGA
- a CDS encoding jacalin-like lectin, translating to MSSISRVVVAASLLTVGLATPASAAPPSTGTFSVLTYNVAGLPEGLSSGNPSANTPLIGARLGGYDVVHVQEDFNYHAALYAADAHPYRTPTSGGAGFGDGLNTLSDYPYSDFVRDDWDACNGTDCLTPKGFTWSRIRFAEGVYVDFYNLHPNAGTTDADLSARRANISELSAFIQANSTGNAVIVTGDTNTRYTRAGDNIRDLVSANGLTDAWVQAVRGGTPPAAGSDALVCDDANVTNACEVVDKILYRGNRYITLGLDWYNNENAAFRTADDEMLSDHYPIAAGFRWTLNPSLSLSDAFGGPHGTAFTDVATVPTNQRVSQVSLRAGSRVDRVGIVVGGASYVHGGTGGTAASLTLGSGERITSVTLNAGVRDGHTRIFYIRFTTSLGRTLSGGSTTSDTVTYTAPAGWQISGFHGRSGDEVDKLGVIFTPGS from the coding sequence ATGTCCTCGATTTCCCGGGTCGTCGTGGCGGCGTCGCTGCTGACGGTTGGCCTGGCCACTCCCGCCTCGGCGGCTCCGCCATCCACCGGCACCTTCTCGGTGCTCACCTACAACGTCGCCGGCCTGCCCGAGGGGCTGTCCAGCGGCAACCCGTCGGCGAACACGCCGCTGATCGGCGCCCGGCTCGGCGGGTACGACGTCGTCCACGTCCAGGAAGACTTCAACTACCACGCCGCCCTGTACGCCGCCGACGCCCACCCGTACCGGACGCCGACCAGCGGCGGGGCCGGCTTCGGGGACGGCCTCAACACGCTGTCCGACTACCCGTACTCGGACTTCGTCCGGGACGACTGGGACGCCTGCAACGGCACCGACTGCCTGACGCCCAAGGGGTTCACCTGGTCGCGGATCCGCTTCGCCGAGGGCGTCTACGTCGACTTCTACAACCTGCACCCGAACGCCGGCACCACCGACGCCGACCTGTCCGCGCGGCGCGCCAACATCAGTGAGTTGTCCGCGTTCATCCAGGCCAACTCGACGGGCAACGCTGTCATCGTCACCGGCGACACGAACACCCGCTACACCCGCGCCGGCGACAACATCCGCGACCTGGTGTCCGCCAACGGGTTGACCGACGCGTGGGTGCAGGCGGTCCGCGGCGGCACGCCCCCGGCCGCCGGCAGCGACGCGCTGGTGTGCGACGACGCGAACGTCACCAACGCCTGCGAGGTCGTCGACAAGATCCTTTACCGGGGCAACCGGTACATCACGCTCGGCCTGGACTGGTACAACAACGAGAACGCCGCGTTCCGCACGGCCGACGACGAGATGCTCTCCGACCACTACCCGATCGCGGCCGGCTTCCGCTGGACCCTCAACCCGAGCCTCTCGCTCAGCGACGCGTTCGGCGGCCCGCACGGCACCGCGTTCACCGACGTGGCCACGGTGCCGACAAACCAGCGGGTCAGCCAGGTCAGCCTGCGCGCCGGGTCCAGAGTGGACCGGGTCGGCATCGTCGTGGGCGGCGCGTCCTATGTGCACGGCGGCACCGGCGGCACCGCGGCCAGCCTGACCCTCGGCTCAGGGGAGCGGATCACGTCGGTGACGCTCAACGCGGGTGTCCGCGACGGCCACACCCGGATCTTCTACATCCGGTTCACCACCAGCCTCGGCCGTACCCTGTCCGGCGGCTCCACCACCTCGGACACCGTCACGTACACCGCGCCCGCCGGCTGGCAGATCAGCGGCTTCCACGGGCGTTCCGGCGACGAGGTCGACAAGCTCGGCGTCATCTTCACGCCAGGTTCTTAA
- a CDS encoding DNA alkylation repair protein, with product MTPLAAEVTARLTRVYGAARDPDRAAAMAAYMRGQFAFLGIPSPAQRALAREVLAGLPRPAEDDLRDVARGCWALPEREYQYFACGWLRRHARVCSAGFVPVARDLVTTKPWWDTVDALAAHLVGPLVAAHPALVSTMDEWVEDDDMWLVRTAILHQLRYREATDAARLFRYCTRQAGHPDFFIRKAIGWALREYAKTDPAAVRSYVEAHRLAPLSVREALKNLA from the coding sequence ATGACGCCGCTCGCCGCCGAGGTCACGGCCCGGCTCACCCGGGTGTACGGCGCCGCGCGCGACCCGGATCGCGCGGCGGCGATGGCGGCGTACATGCGTGGGCAGTTCGCGTTTCTGGGGATCCCGTCGCCGGCGCAGCGGGCGCTCGCCCGGGAGGTCCTGGCCGGGCTGCCCCGGCCGGCGGAGGACGACCTGCGGGACGTGGCGCGGGGGTGCTGGGCGCTGCCGGAGCGGGAGTACCAGTACTTCGCGTGCGGCTGGCTGCGGCGGCACGCGCGGGTGTGCTCGGCCGGGTTCGTGCCGGTGGCCCGCGACCTGGTTACGACGAAGCCGTGGTGGGACACGGTGGACGCGCTGGCCGCGCACCTGGTGGGGCCGCTCGTCGCCGCGCATCCCGCGCTGGTGTCCACGATGGATGAATGGGTCGAAGACGACGACATGTGGCTGGTACGCACGGCGATCCTGCACCAGCTGCGGTACCGGGAGGCGACGGACGCGGCCCGCCTGTTCCGCTACTGCACGAGGCAGGCCGGCCACCCGGACTTCTTCATCCGCAAGGCGATCGGCTGGGCGTTGCGGGAGTACGCCAAAACCGACCCGGCGGCGGTGCGCTCCTATGTGGAGGCGCACCGCCTGGCGCCGCTGTCGGTGCGGGAGGCCCTTAAGAACCTGGCGTGA
- a CDS encoding acVLRF1 family peptidyl-tRNA hydrolase yields MSSRPAAGGGRWVEVDPARLARWLDGFATRHGPPSFTIQEYGIHLHAPDGSSAELHSPPGLPPFADLPGFVAAVAAPRRLGLLLARKASVAVGIAHGGELVVSKVDTRYVQSRTAAGGWSQQRFARRRDNQAKAAAGDAADLAARLLLPEVGSLAALVCGGDRRTVDTILATPRLSPLASLRSPHLLDVPDPRHAILEAAVARARAVRILVRDP; encoded by the coding sequence GTGAGCAGCCGACCGGCCGCAGGGGGCGGGCGCTGGGTCGAAGTCGACCCAGCGCGCCTGGCGCGCTGGCTCGACGGCTTCGCGACCCGGCACGGTCCGCCGAGCTTCACCATCCAGGAGTACGGCATACACCTGCACGCCCCGGACGGATCCAGCGCCGAACTGCACTCGCCGCCCGGGCTCCCGCCGTTCGCCGACCTGCCCGGCTTCGTGGCCGCCGTGGCCGCACCCCGCCGGCTCGGGCTCCTGCTGGCCCGCAAGGCTTCGGTGGCGGTCGGGATCGCCCACGGAGGAGAGCTCGTGGTCTCCAAGGTGGACACCCGGTACGTCCAGAGCCGCACCGCCGCGGGCGGCTGGTCGCAGCAGCGCTTCGCCCGCCGGCGTGACAACCAGGCCAAGGCCGCCGCCGGTGACGCCGCCGACCTGGCCGCCCGGCTGCTCCTGCCCGAGGTGGGCTCGCTGGCGGCCCTGGTGTGCGGCGGTGACCGCCGTACGGTCGACACCATCCTGGCCACGCCGCGCCTGTCCCCGCTGGCCTCGTTGCGCTCCCCGCACCTGCTGGACGTGCCCGACCCCCGGCACGCCATCCTGGAGGCCGCGGTGGCGCGCGCCCGCGCGGTTCGCATCCTGGTCCGCGACCCCTGA
- a CDS encoding LacI family DNA-binding transcriptional regulator, with protein sequence MRQPTLQDVADTAGVHRGTASRALNPATRHLVNADTADRVDRAARSLGYRPNPIARSLKTSRSASIGLVIPDLTNPLFPPIARGVEDVLGEVGYNAWIVNTDNDPAREAAAVESMRVRNVEGFVFATARLEHPLLAELVAAGNPVVLVNRRVTGPEIPSVTSDDATGVGLAVRHLVELGHEKIAHLAGPQDLSTGRGRLRAFRQALEDHGLPDEPARRIICPSWTEAAGAAALTQLLDSDVDFTAVLAGNDMLALGCYDVLAERGLSCPGDLSIVGFNDMPFIDKLSPPLTSVRIPHYELGAEAARLLLTEIQEPGRHPRSVLLPSPW encoded by the coding sequence ATGAGGCAGCCGACGCTGCAGGACGTCGCGGACACCGCCGGCGTACACCGGGGCACCGCCTCGCGGGCGCTGAACCCGGCGACCCGCCATCTCGTCAACGCCGACACGGCCGATCGGGTCGACCGGGCCGCGCGGTCACTGGGCTACCGGCCCAACCCGATCGCCCGCAGCCTGAAGACCTCCCGCTCGGCCAGCATCGGCCTGGTGATCCCGGACCTGACCAACCCGCTCTTCCCGCCGATCGCGCGCGGCGTGGAAGACGTGCTCGGCGAGGTCGGCTACAACGCCTGGATCGTCAACACCGACAACGACCCCGCGCGCGAGGCCGCCGCGGTCGAGTCGATGCGGGTACGCAACGTGGAGGGCTTCGTCTTCGCGACCGCGCGCCTGGAGCACCCGCTGCTGGCGGAGCTGGTCGCCGCCGGCAACCCCGTCGTGCTGGTCAACCGCCGGGTCACCGGGCCGGAGATCCCGTCCGTCACCTCCGACGACGCCACCGGCGTAGGGCTGGCCGTACGGCACCTCGTCGAGCTGGGACACGAGAAGATCGCCCACCTGGCCGGACCGCAGGACCTGTCGACGGGACGCGGCCGGCTGCGCGCCTTCCGCCAGGCGCTGGAGGACCACGGCCTGCCGGACGAGCCCGCGCGGCGCATCATCTGCCCATCGTGGACGGAAGCGGCGGGCGCGGCGGCGCTGACCCAACTGCTCGACTCCGATGTGGACTTCACCGCCGTACTGGCCGGCAACGACATGCTGGCGCTCGGATGCTACGACGTCCTCGCCGAACGCGGGCTGTCCTGCCCCGGCGACCTGAGCATCGTCGGGTTCAACGACATGCCGTTCATCGACAAGCTCAGCCCGCCGCTGACCTCCGTGCGGATCCCGCACTACGAGCTCGGCGCCGAAGCCGCCCGGCTGCTCCTGACCGAAATCCAGGAACCCGGTCGCCACCCCCGCTCCGTCCTCCTCCCCTCACCCTGGTAG
- a CDS encoding ABC transporter substrate-binding protein has product MTDLVRLGVFGPSVLVGVAAATGALDRAGLTVEEVPAVSSAQQFEALLAGELDAVLTSPDNVLAHRDADVRILAAIDRGLGLSLFCAPGADPAKLRGGVLAVDVPRSGFAFVAYALLARLGLHAGLDYAVLALGTTPRRAAALAAGECTMSVLNAGNDLRAEGAGCTRISRASTLGPYVGAVLAAPGATVDGGSAALWALTTALLETSRALVAGRLHPAAAAVTADRLGLDDGGVRRYLRMLVDPREGLVGDGRLDQRALHTLCWLRTAHGAPPPRWTRA; this is encoded by the coding sequence GTGACGGATCTGGTGCGGCTGGGGGTGTTCGGTCCCTCGGTGCTGGTGGGCGTCGCTGCGGCGACCGGCGCGCTGGACCGGGCCGGCCTCACGGTCGAGGAGGTGCCGGCCGTCTCCTCCGCCCAGCAGTTCGAGGCGCTGCTCGCCGGCGAGCTGGACGCCGTACTGACCAGCCCCGACAACGTGCTCGCCCACCGCGACGCCGACGTGCGCATCCTCGCCGCGATCGACCGCGGGCTGGGCCTGTCGCTGTTCTGCGCGCCCGGCGCCGACCCCGCCAAGCTCCGCGGTGGTGTCCTCGCCGTCGACGTGCCGCGGTCCGGGTTCGCCTTCGTCGCGTACGCCCTGCTGGCCCGGCTCGGCCTGCACGCCGGGCTGGACTACGCGGTGCTGGCGCTCGGGACGACGCCGCGCCGCGCCGCCGCCCTGGCCGCCGGCGAGTGCACGATGAGCGTCCTCAACGCCGGCAACGACCTGCGCGCCGAGGGCGCCGGCTGCACCCGGATCAGCCGCGCGTCCACCCTCGGCCCGTATGTCGGCGCGGTCCTCGCCGCCCCGGGCGCCACGGTGGACGGCGGCAGCGCCGCGCTCTGGGCCCTGACCACCGCCCTGCTGGAGACGTCCCGCGCACTCGTGGCCGGGCGGCTGCACCCGGCCGCGGCGGCGGTGACCGCGGACCGGCTGGGGCTGGACGACGGCGGCGTCCGGCGATACCTGCGCATGCTCGTCGACCCGCGCGAGGGCCTGGTCGGCGACGGGCGCCTGGACCAGCGTGCGCTGCACACCCTGTGCTGGCTCCGTACGGCCCACGGCGCCCCTCCCCCACGCTGGACGAGGGCCTGA
- a CDS encoding amino acid ABC transporter substrate-binding protein, protein MRLKQGGPHGWPAVSPCSCHHRRARRGRRRLRRSPSAQSTNTDKPIRIGISLPLTGDFSQPGTQAKRGYEVWVNMVNAKGGMLGRQVELKITDDASNQDTVVADYTRLITQDKVDLLLGTFSSLLNYPASAVAEKNGMLYVEPAGGAPRMFERGFKYLIYAQPATAPKQADVMLDWVKSLPADQRPKTAAYPTQDDPFTRPVIETLQAGLEALGVKTVYSTVYPPDATNFQTIASALAAKKPDLVAQGAVFEDGVGLVRSLKQLNFSPKVLFQTSAPSNAGQYSDGVGLANTEGVFYTVSWNEKAKTPLNEEFVAAYAKAYNGETPAEDAADAFAAAQVLQAAVAAVGKIDQKALADWLHANSVETILGKLNWDATGAPQSQFLLAQWQGGKVEIVMPADRATTTTIIHPKPGWK, encoded by the coding sequence ATGAGACTGAAACAAGGAGGGCCTCATGGCTGGCCTGCTGTCTCGCCTTGCTCTTGTCACCACCGCCGTGCTCGCCGCGGCCGTCGCCGGCTGCGGCGATCCCCCAGCGCGCAGTCCACGAACACCGACAAGCCGATCAGGATCGGCATCTCGCTGCCGCTCACCGGCGACTTCTCCCAGCCCGGCACCCAGGCCAAGCGCGGGTACGAGGTATGGGTCAACATGGTCAACGCCAAGGGCGGCATGCTCGGGCGCCAGGTCGAGCTCAAGATCACTGATGACGCCAGCAACCAGGACACGGTGGTCGCCGACTACACCCGGCTGATCACGCAGGACAAGGTCGACCTCCTGCTCGGCACGTTCTCGTCGTTGCTCAACTACCCCGCCTCGGCCGTGGCGGAGAAGAACGGCATGCTCTACGTCGAGCCGGCCGGCGGCGCGCCGCGGATGTTCGAGCGCGGCTTCAAGTACCTCATCTATGCCCAGCCGGCGACCGCGCCGAAGCAGGCCGACGTGATGCTCGACTGGGTCAAGTCGCTGCCCGCCGATCAGCGGCCGAAGACCGCGGCGTACCCGACCCAGGACGACCCGTTCACCCGACCGGTCATCGAGACGCTGCAGGCGGGCCTGGAAGCGCTCGGCGTGAAGACCGTCTACTCCACTGTGTACCCGCCGGACGCCACGAACTTCCAGACTATCGCCAGTGCGCTCGCGGCGAAGAAGCCCGACCTGGTGGCGCAGGGCGCGGTCTTCGAGGACGGCGTCGGGCTGGTCCGCTCGCTCAAGCAGCTCAACTTCTCGCCGAAGGTGCTCTTCCAGACGTCGGCGCCCAGCAACGCCGGCCAGTACAGCGACGGCGTCGGGCTGGCCAACACCGAGGGCGTCTTCTACACGGTGAGCTGGAACGAGAAGGCCAAGACGCCGCTGAACGAGGAGTTCGTCGCGGCGTACGCGAAGGCGTACAACGGGGAAACGCCCGCGGAGGACGCGGCGGACGCCTTCGCGGCGGCGCAGGTGTTGCAGGCGGCCGTGGCGGCGGTCGGCAAGATCGACCAGAAGGCGCTGGCCGACTGGCTGCACGCCAACTCCGTCGAGACCATCCTCGGCAAGCTGAACTGGGACGCGACCGGCGCGCCGCAGTCGCAGTTCCTGCTCGCGCAGTGGCAGGGCGGCAAGGTCGAGATCGTCATGCCCGCCGACCGGGCGACGACGACCACGATCATCCACCCCAAGCCGGGCTGGAAGTAG
- a CDS encoding branched-chain amino acid ABC transporter permease yields MTQLVQALALGVLIGGVYALLAAGLTLIFGVMHIVNVAHGAFLVLVAMVTWWLWRHTGIDPIVASVVTTPLMFGLGWVLYRGLVVRIRGASASMSVLLTFGLALTVEGVLNVTAGNKFRSATPGYFEESYRIGGVSLPKPQLYGFLAAVAVLALLYVVLTKTWTGRAIRATAQNPDGAALVGVGATATAALAFAIGTATTGVGGSVMSVLYPFFPASHYDWISRLLGIIVLGGMGSLPGALVGALVLGLAETLTATYGSLRWSTLVFYVVILGVLLVRKQGLFGTRLREDVA; encoded by the coding sequence ATGACGCAACTGGTGCAGGCGCTGGCGCTCGGTGTGCTGATCGGTGGGGTGTACGCGTTGCTCGCCGCCGGCCTCACGCTGATCTTCGGCGTCATGCACATCGTCAACGTGGCGCACGGCGCCTTCCTGGTGCTGGTGGCCATGGTGACGTGGTGGCTGTGGCGGCACACCGGCATCGACCCGATCGTCGCGTCGGTGGTCACCACGCCGCTGATGTTCGGTCTCGGCTGGGTGCTCTACCGGGGGCTCGTCGTGCGGATCCGGGGCGCGTCGGCCTCGATGTCGGTGCTGCTCACGTTCGGGCTGGCGCTGACCGTCGAGGGCGTCCTCAACGTGACGGCGGGCAACAAGTTCCGTTCGGCGACCCCCGGCTACTTCGAGGAGTCGTACCGGATCGGCGGGGTGTCGCTGCCCAAGCCACAGCTCTACGGCTTCCTGGCGGCCGTCGCGGTGCTGGCGCTGCTGTACGTCGTACTCACGAAGACCTGGACCGGGCGGGCGATCCGGGCCACGGCGCAGAACCCCGACGGCGCCGCGCTCGTCGGGGTGGGCGCCACCGCGACGGCGGCGCTGGCGTTCGCGATCGGCACCGCCACCACGGGCGTCGGCGGCTCCGTCATGTCGGTGCTGTACCCGTTCTTCCCGGCCTCGCACTACGACTGGATATCCCGGCTGCTCGGCATCATCGTGCTCGGCGGGATGGGCAGCCTGCCGGGCGCGCTGGTCGGGGCGTTGGTGCTGGGCCTGGCCGAGACGCTCACCGCGACGTACGGCTCGCTGCGCTGGTCCACATTGGTCTTCTACGTCGTCATCCTCGGCGTCCTGCTGGTACGCAAGCAGGGCCTGTTCGGCACGAGGTTGCGCGAGGACGTCGCGTGA